One genomic segment of Vespa velutina chromosome 10, iVesVel2.1, whole genome shotgun sequence includes these proteins:
- the LOC124952339 gene encoding 39S ribosomal protein L19, mitochondrial encodes MPIIMKILSHKTKLGLQIARTLTKEMRRCSSTISTQSLEKDSQNTTNVNTDLNDRAISLDYRFIYPEFLPDPNPLHRNYIREKLERMDMIARRSQIDIPEFYVGSILAVTYSEPHAPGKVNRFVGICIQRQGCGLRASFLLRNVVDNQGVEVLFNMYDPSLQKIDCLRLEKRLDNELFYLRDAPLEYSTFPFDMDAELLPEGASVPINDIKVPLNPRPWLERWERKELKGVTNIIVGQTRRQKVAAHATPWEKYDLMKIYRETIPEEEQRDIFAEVQSSLRDLEIVRYKQKHVRTFVRPKKSG; translated from the exons aTGCCTATCATTATGAAAATTCTATCACATAAGACAAAATTAGGATTACAAATAGCGAGAACATTga cAAAAGAAATGCGACGATGTTCTTCAACAATATCGACACAAAGTTTGGAAAAGGATAGCCAAAACACAACAAATGTAAATACAGATTTAAACGATAGAGCAATTTCGTTagattatcgatttatttatccaGAGTTTCTACCTGATCCAAATCCATTACatcgaaattatattagagaaaaattagaaCGCATGGATATGATTGCAAGAAGATCTCAGATAGATATTCCTGAATTTTATGTTGGATCAATATTAGCTGTAACATATTCTGAACCACATGCACCTGGAAAAGTAAATAGATTTGTTGGAATATGTATCCAAAGGCAAGGCTGTGGATTAAGAGCGtcatttcttttaagaaaTGTGGTAGATAATCAAGGTGTTGAAgttctttttaatatgtaCGATCCATCTCTTCAAAAAATAGATTGTTTAAG ACTTGAGAAAAGATTAGataacgaattattttatttacgagATGCACCATTAGAATATAGTACTTTTCCATTTGATATGGATGCAGAATTATTACCGGAGGGTGCTTCTGTACccataaatgatattaaagtaCCACTTAATCCACGACCATGGCTAGAAAGATGGGaacgaaaagaattaaaaggtGTTACAAATATAATTGTCGGTCAGACCCGACGGCAGAAGGTTGCAGCACATGCTACACCTTGGGAAAAATATGATCTCATGAAAATTTATAG aGAGACAATACCtgaagaagaacaaagagaTATATTTGCAGAGGTGCAATCAAGTCTTCGCGATTTAGAAATAGTTcgatataaacaaaaacacGTACGAACCTTTGTACGTCCAAAAAAAAGTGGGTAA
- the LOC124952343 gene encoding 60S ribosomal protein L35 — protein sequence MGKVKCSELRSKDKKELLKQLEELKTELTNLRVAKVTGGAASKLSKIRVVRKAIARVYIIMHQKQKENLRLLFKNNKYKPLDLRPKKTRAIRRKLTPFQISRKPLKEIRKQSTYPLRKYALKV from the exons ATG ggGAAAGTCAAATGTTCTGAATTAAGGAGCAAGGATAAGAAGGAGTTGCTAAAGCAACTCGAAGAATTAAAAACAGAGCTTACAAATTTAAGAGTAGCTAAAGTAACTGGAGGAGCTGCTTCTAAATTATCTAAAAt CCGTGTTGTCAGGAAAGCTATAGCTCGTGTATACATTATTATGCAtcagaaacaaaaagaaaacctcCGGCTACTTTTTAAGAACAACAAATACAAACCTTTGGATTTAAGACCAAAGAAAACCAGGGCAATACGACGCAAGCTAACACCTTTTCAAATTAGCAGAAAACCATTGAAAGAAATCCGAAAACAGTCGACATATCCCTTAAGAAAATATGCTCTGAaggtataa
- the LOC124952330 gene encoding golgin subfamily A member 2-like gives MNLSKTEKLIAARKKLKEFQQNKKIHIQDEPLKNENGIIKLSQQNETVETSSHKNQLRSDHNVPISDTLQNFTFPLDNKDSHVNIESTNFVSTNENKISVKQMDAEGSPKQVASIEMTNVAILSEKDNSHVEKERVSESNENNINYFCTDKDKSESNCTLGNISLNQQLSIQTKQLLQAENTKINESDENTDNNKRKMLDSQNQTVTCLQDQNQVVNQLQIQVRQYSNKISELQAALTAKNTEVEIKLMQEIKQLKEKLQIHVQTTNILISEKAELTTALNQNEAIIKHQKEEIEELSGKLKHVQFHSSEFEKELNITKNDAEEAKKIAQQMKQDHETLHEKYSELKKEKDDLNLQVSELKQKLSVKNSELINLQQTLQEKAALLSLNELKIQQLTSTSQDLEMLENQHHNVTMLEQQVAQMKEALKTVSEENDEASKQYQNYVRQLETQQERLVNELEHQKKLNNELEIREKSYIERLSDFEQQLQSEKEKVQELIPLQNHKHRTDTLIKEIDELTLEQERLHIIINEKETDIDILKKELQQLQNKENQSTDVPKLLQALESEQLGASRAVSQNQQLKQQLNEMHDAFILLSNTKLDLTEKLQSERTIGRKLNAELNKLESEVEYLKNSLKEKEESLSELKKENLQNAQIADQIHHYQAQSQYAHTLQQELQKALNTIDDLKSENEKLTEELNHKTDKEKNEINESNVINEISENNDNVDKNILNTKEIKTISRSTITEPSYALEPIKKLEERFKETMEKLAELTDEKQRLEHLVLQLQSETETIGEYIALYQRQRAILQERAKEKNEAFRLLIEQKNEQQEQLHKLKELVTNLITRKSTITDNMELYTSDHKEENKDVITPENIKQNNSVVSEISDDETTSQILDLLTEIKDCKDTCILASNFHPCPWCSGKLITV, from the exons atgaatTTAAGTAAAACGGAGAAATTAATAGCAGCtagaaaaaag ttaaaagaatttcaacagaataaaaaaatacatatacaagaTGAAccattgaaaaatgaaaatgggataattaaattatcacaGCAG AATGAAACTGTGGAAACAAGCTCCCATAAAAATCAGTTGAGAAGTGATCATAATGTTCCTATAAGCGATactttacaaaattttacGTTTCcattagataataaagattctcATGTAAATATAGAATCAACAAATTTTGTATCCacaaatgagaataaaataagTGTAAAACAAATGGATGCAGAAGGTAGTCCTAAACAAGTTGCCAGCATTGAAATGACAAATGTTGCAATATTGTCAGAAAAAGATAACAGTCatgtagaaaaggaaagagtatcggaatctaatgaaaataacattaattacttttgtacagataaagataaaagtgaAAGTAATTGTACTTTAggtaatatatcattaaatcaaCAATTATCTATACAAACGAAACAATTGTTACAAGCTgagaatacaaaaattaatgaGTCTGATGAAAATACTGACAATAATAAACGGAAAATGCTTGATTCTCAAAATCAAACTGTAACTTGTTTACAGGATCAAAATCAAGTAGTAAATCAATTACAAATTCAAGTTAGACAATAT agtaataaaatttctgaACTACAAGCTGCACTTACTGCAAAAAATACAGAAGTTGAGATAAAGCTGATGCAAGAGATTAAacaactaaaagaaaaattgcaaattCATGTGCAAACaactaatattttaatttcggaaaAAGCAGAACTTACTACAGCCTTAAATCAAAATGAAGCAATTATTAAACACCAAAAAG aagagatagaagaattATCTGGGAAATTGAAACATGTTCAATTTCATTCATctgaatttgaaaaagaattaaatattacaaaaaatgatGCTGAAGAAGCTAAAAAAATCGCTCAACAAATGAAACAAGATCATGAAACACTTCACGAAAAATATTCAGAGCTAAA gaaggaaaaagatgatTTGAATTTACAGGTTTcagaattaaaacaaaaattaagtgTTAAGAATAGTGAATTAATCAATTTACAGCAGACTTTACAAGAAAAAGCTGCTTTACTttcattaaatgaattaaaaatacaacaG CTCACAAGCACATCTCAAGATTTAGAGATGCTTGAAAATCAACATCATAATGTAACCATGCTTGAACAACAAGTAGCACAAATGAAAGAAGCTTTGAAAACAGTGAgcgaagaaaatgatgaagcAAGTAAACAATATCAAAACTATGTACGTCAATTAGAAACACAACAAGAAAGACTGGTTAATGAA CTAGAACAtcagaaaaaattaaacaacgaATTggaaattagagaaaaaagttatatagaGCGTTTATCAGATTTTGAACAACAATTAcaatctgaaaaagaaaaagttcaagAGTTAATTCCATTGCAAAATCACAAACATCGTACAGATACtttaataaaggaaattgATGAACTTACATTAGAACAAGAGAgacttcatattattataaatgaaaag gaaacagatatagatattttaaaaaaagaactacaACAGTtacaaaataaagagaatcaAAGTACAGATGTACCGAAACTGCTTCAGGCTCTTGAAAGTGAACAGCTTGGTGCATCTAGAGCTGTATCACAAAACCAACAGCTTAAACAACAGTTAAATGAGATGCATGATGCTTTTATTTTACTT agcaATACTAAATTAGATTTAACAGAAAAACTACAATCAGAACGTACTATTGGGAGGAAGTTAAATGCAGAACTTAACAAATTAGAGTCAGAAgtagaatatttgaaaaattctttaaaagagaaagaagaatctttatcagaattgaaaaaagagaatttacaGAATGCTCAAATTGCTGATCAAATACATCATTATCAAGCTCAATCGCAATATGCACATACATTACAGCAAGAACTTCAAAAAGCTTTg aATACTATTGATGatttaaaaagtgaaaatgaaaaactcaCTGAAGAATTGAATCATAAAacggacaaagaaaaaaatgaaataaatgaatctaatgtgattaatgaaatatcagaaaataatgacaatgttgataaaaatatccttAACACCAAAGAAATTAAAACTATATCACGCTCCACAATAACTGAGCCTTCTTATGCTTTAGAACCAATAAAGAAATTGGAAGAGAGATTTAAGGAAACAATGGAAAAACTTGCTGAGTTAACGGATGAAAAACAAAGACTGGAACATTTGGTTTTACAGCTTCAAAGTGAAACAGAGACAATAG GTGAATATATTGCATTGTATCAAAGGCAACGTGCTATTTTGcaagaaagagcaaaagaaaaaaatgaagcatTTCGTTTACTTATAGAACAGAAAAACGAACAGCAAGAACAATTGCATAAGTTAAAAGAATTAGTAACAAATTTGATAACAAGAAAATCCACTATTACAGACAACATGGAGCTTTATACTTCTGATCATAAAG aagaaaataaagatgtaATAACACCAGAAAACATCAAACAAAACAATAGTGTTGTATCAGAAATATCAGATGATGAAACAACATCTCAAATTCTTGATCTTTTAACAGAAATTAAAGATTGTAAAGATACATGCATACTTGCATCAAATTTTCACCCATGCCCATGGTGTTCAGGGAAACTTATTACTGTATGA
- the LOC124952337 gene encoding probable mitochondrial glutathione transporter SLC25A40, whose translation MNKVANISTPINLDDPRFRIRPYQQIIASCTGALITSIFVTPLDVVKTRLQAQQKAMISNKCFLYCNGLMDHLCPCLNGKGPNEKFTGTMDAFIKISKREGISSLWSGLSPTLVLAVPATIIYFVSYEQLRIYLKDKYNRNWRKNTKNVEQPFWIPMLAGGTARIWAAVLVSPLELIRTKMQSQKLSHAEIREALKILIKYSGFSGLWMGLGSTLLRDVPFSAIYWFHYETIKQIFCESQQTFTFNLAAGATAGSIAALLTIPFDVVKTHRQIEMGEKEIYSDKPDRSSNTWTIIRRIYNQNGIKGLFTGLIPRLVKVAPACAIMIATFEHGKRFFQKYNASKVLEFEHDIYLLQNKRNSTK comes from the exons atgaataaagtgGCAAATATATCAACTCCAATTAATTTGGATGATCCAAGATTTCGTATTAGACCATATCAACAAATTATAGCTTCTTGCACAGGTGCACTTATAACTTCAATATTTG ttACACCTTTGGATGTAGTTAAAACACGTCTACAAGCCCAACAGAAAGCTATGATTTCTAACAAATGTTTCTTATATTGCAATGGATTAATGGACCATTTATGTCCATGTCTCAATGGAAAAGGACccaatgaaaaatttactgGCACTAtg gacgcttttataaaaataagtaagagGGAAGGAATTAGTTCGCTATGGAGCGGCTTGAGTCCAACTCTTGTATTAGCAGTACCTGCAaccataatatattttgtttcatatGAACAGTTAAGGATATACTTAAAa gataaatataatagaaattggagaaaaaatacaaaaaatgtaGAACAGCCATTTTGGATTCCTATGTTAGCTGGAGGTACAGCACGTATTTGGGCAGCAGTTTTAGTTAGTCCGTTAGAATTAATTAGAACTAAAATGCAATCTCAAAAATTAAGCCATGCAG AAATAAGAGAAGCATTAAAGATACTTATTAAATACAGTGGTTTTTCTGGCCTATGGATGGGATTAGGATCGACACTTCTTCGAGACGTACCTTTTAGTGCCATTTATTGGTTTCATTATGAAactataaaacaaatattctgTGAGTCACAACAAACTTTTACTTTCAATCTTGCAGCAGGAGCAACAGCAGGATCT atagcTGCATTATTGACTATACCATTTGATGTAGTAAAAACACATAGGCAAATAGAAATGggtgaaaaggaaatatattcaG ATAAACCTGATCGTAGTAGTAATACATGGACTATAATACGaagaatttataatcaaaatgGTATAAAAGGTTTGTTTACTGGTTTAATTCCACGTCTAGTAAAAGTTGCACCAGCTTGTGCTATAATGATAGCAACTTTTGAGCATGGAAAACGATTTTTCCAAAAATACAATGCTAGCAAAGTACTTGAATTTGagcatgatatatatttattacagaaTAAACGTAATAGTACCAAATGA